The Oxalobacteraceae bacterium OTU3CINTB1 genome includes a window with the following:
- a CDS encoding EAL domain-containing protein: MPQTPKESIPLPHQAADMFCLMVQEIKECAIFLMDTRGVITSWNRAAEVMKGYRADEAIGEHLSLLYRDEDKARGWADHNLGEAAKHGFYSEETWRRKKDGSLFWAHIALTGLRDEHKQLVGFSKVTMDLTRHKLLEQCLDEKEENRRIMTAANAGTWKWEAASRRLELSPALKQLLGYDAAGPAPDPGNWRALVDPQDVPAVHDRLRTLMTAMPGQPLTLEVRLCRQDGNCRWFFVRADWTSDSEGQGELTGVCVDIHDMRLLAEERERLLNELQVMRLRFRAIIDQMPSGVFVAEVPSGKLLYQNLKARRIFGATLEEVATYHDYARTDVRDPDGRRLLAHEFPLAEAIITGQPVPVRELVFHVPGMAPRYFRVGATPVQAEGDERRMAVAVAHDIDDLKRMQESLRAEKERAEVTLRAISNGVITTGLDGRIDSMNIAAERLTGWGQQEARGLPLDQVLQLDEEPPAELAAPAGAADPSPAAPGLDTVLRCMRENRPVTSSAPAVLRSRSGSRHTIDYAAAPLQLPDNRTGGAVLVLNDVTESRGLLKNLSYQASHDVLTGLVNRREFGVRLQRALDRTGQPGASDSALLYLDLDQFKIVNDTCGHAAGDDLLRQLSVAYGAHVRERDTLARIGGDEFALIVEHCTVEEAMVVANKLLDTTRNFRYICSNQVFRLGVSIGLTPLDGGTTTMEEALRQADHACYIAKESGRNRVFLQQRGGAEIAQRRNDMYWVKRLGDAFRNDDLQLYYQPIRALGGAGNGGLHYEILLRMKDGSAGPVGPTSFLPAAERYDIMQEVDRWVLDRSLAWLERHPEHVDQLELCTINLSQRALADPGFQQYAVGRIQAVGVPANKLCFEITETGAFANLQNTLSFVLALQQLGCRFALDDFGTGMASFAYLKQLPVNYVKIDGSFIQMMTRSTVDFEMVRFTNDISHIMGRRTIAEFVNDQATLAKLTEIGVDYAQGFMLGEPQPLDV, encoded by the coding sequence ATGCCGCAAACTCCCAAAGAATCGATACCGTTGCCGCACCAGGCGGCCGATATGTTCTGCCTGATGGTGCAGGAGATCAAGGAATGCGCGATCTTCCTGATGGACACGCGCGGCGTCATCACCAGCTGGAACCGCGCGGCCGAGGTCATGAAGGGCTACCGTGCCGACGAGGCCATCGGCGAGCACCTGTCGCTGCTCTACCGTGACGAGGACAAGGCGCGCGGCTGGGCCGACCACAACCTGGGCGAGGCGGCCAAGCATGGCTTCTACAGCGAGGAAACCTGGCGCAGGAAAAAAGATGGCAGCCTGTTCTGGGCGCACATCGCGCTGACCGGCTTGCGCGACGAACACAAGCAATTGGTGGGCTTCTCCAAGGTCACGATGGACCTGACGCGCCACAAGCTGTTGGAACAGTGCCTCGACGAAAAAGAAGAAAACCGCCGCATCATGACCGCCGCCAACGCCGGCACATGGAAGTGGGAAGCCGCCAGCCGCCGCCTGGAGTTGTCCCCCGCGCTCAAGCAATTGCTCGGCTACGACGCCGCCGGCCCGGCGCCCGACCCCGGCAACTGGCGCGCCCTGGTCGATCCGCAGGACGTGCCGGCCGTGCATGACAGGTTGCGCACCCTGATGACGGCCATGCCGGGGCAGCCGCTGACCCTGGAGGTGCGGCTGTGCCGCCAGGACGGCAACTGCCGCTGGTTCTTCGTGCGCGCCGACTGGACCAGCGATAGCGAGGGCCAGGGCGAGCTGACCGGCGTCTGCGTCGACATCCACGACATGCGCCTGCTGGCCGAGGAACGCGAGCGCCTGCTCAACGAACTGCAGGTGATGCGCCTGCGCTTTCGCGCCATCATCGACCAGATGCCGTCCGGCGTGTTCGTGGCCGAGGTGCCGTCGGGCAAGCTGCTGTATCAAAACCTGAAGGCCAGGCGCATCTTCGGCGCCACGCTCGAAGAGGTCGCCACCTATCATGACTACGCCCGCACCGACGTTCGCGATCCGGACGGGCGGCGCCTGCTGGCGCATGAGTTTCCCTTGGCGGAGGCCATCATCACGGGGCAGCCGGTGCCGGTGCGCGAATTGGTGTTCCACGTACCCGGGATGGCACCGCGCTACTTCCGCGTCGGCGCCACGCCGGTGCAGGCCGAGGGCGACGAGCGCCGCATGGCCGTGGCCGTGGCCCACGACATCGACGACCTGAAGCGGATGCAGGAATCGCTGCGGGCGGAAAAGGAACGCGCCGAGGTGACCTTGCGGGCGATTAGCAACGGCGTCATCACCACCGGCCTGGACGGCCGCATCGACAGCATGAACATTGCCGCCGAACGGCTGACCGGCTGGGGCCAACAGGAGGCGCGCGGCCTGCCGCTCGACCAGGTGCTGCAACTGGACGAGGAGCCGCCGGCAGAACTGGCTGCTCCGGCCGGTGCGGCCGATCCGTCGCCCGCGGCGCCGGGGTTGGACACCGTGCTGCGCTGCATGCGCGAAAACCGCCCGGTGACGTCGTCGGCGCCGGCGGTGTTGCGCTCGCGCAGCGGCAGCCGGCACACGATCGACTACGCGGCCGCGCCGCTGCAACTGCCCGACAACCGCACCGGCGGCGCCGTGCTGGTGCTTAACGACGTCACCGAGTCGCGCGGGCTGCTCAAGAACCTGAGCTACCAGGCCAGCCACGACGTGCTGACCGGGCTGGTGAACCGGCGCGAGTTTGGCGTGCGGCTCCAGCGCGCGCTCGACCGCACCGGCCAGCCGGGCGCCAGCGACAGCGCGCTGCTCTACCTGGATTTGGACCAATTCAAGATTGTCAACGATACCTGCGGCCACGCGGCCGGCGACGACCTGCTGCGCCAGCTGTCGGTGGCTTACGGCGCCCATGTGCGCGAGCGCGACACGCTGGCGCGCATCGGCGGCGACGAGTTCGCGCTGATCGTCGAGCATTGCACGGTGGAGGAGGCCATGGTGGTGGCCAACAAGCTGCTCGACACTACGCGCAACTTCCGCTACATCTGCAGCAACCAGGTGTTCCGGCTGGGCGTGAGCATCGGCCTGACGCCGCTCGACGGCGGCACCACCACGATGGAGGAAGCGCTGCGCCAGGCCGATCACGCCTGCTACATCGCCAAGGAGAGCGGGCGCAACCGGGTGTTCCTGCAACAGCGCGGCGGCGCCGAGATCGCCCAGCGGCGCAACGACATGTATTGGGTCAAGCGGCTCGGCGACGCCTTCCGCAACGACGACTTGCAGCTGTACTACCAGCCGATCCGCGCGCTTGGCGGCGCCGGCAACGGCGGCCTGCACTACGAGATACTGCTGCGCATGAAGGATGGCAGCGCCGGGCCGGTCGGCCCCACCAGCTTCCTGCCGGCGGCCGAGCGCTACGACATCATGCAGGAGGTCGACCGCTGGGTGCTCGACCGCAGCCTGGCCTGGCTGGAGCGGCATCCCGAACACGTCGACCAGCTGGAACTGTGCACCATCAACCTGTCGCAGCGGGCGCTGGCCGATCCGGGTTTCCAGCAGTACGCGGTCGGACGCATCCAGGCGGTCGGGGTGCCGGCCAACAAGCTGTGCTTCGAGATCACCGAGACCGGCGCCTTCGCCAACCTGCAGAACACGCTGTCGTTCGTGCTGGCGTTGCAGCAGCTGGGCTGCCGCTTCGCGCTCGATGATTTCGGCACCGGCATGGCCTCGTTCGCCTACCTGAAACAGCTGCCGGTCAATTATGTCAAGATCGACGGCTCCTTCATCCAGATGATGACCCGCAGCACGGTCGACTTCGAGATGGTGCGCTTCACCAACGACATCAGCCACATCATGGGGCGGCGCACCATCGCCGAGTTTGTCAATGACCAGGCTACGCTGGCCAAGCTGACCGAGATCGGCGTCGACTACGCCCAGGGTTTCATGCTGGGCGAGCCGCAGCCGCTCGACGTCTGA
- a CDS encoding SDR family oxidoreductase has translation MSQKLEGKVAVVTGGTSGIGLAVAKRFAAEGARVYITGRRQPELDAAVDAVGAAAIGARVDSADPAQLTALFERVKAEHGKLDVLVANAGGGSMLPLGQITEEHFDDTFNRNVKGTLFTVQAALPLLGAGSSVILTGSTAASTGTEAFSVYAASKAAVRSFARNWILDLKGRGIRVNTISPGPIKTPGLVELAGPDAAQQQGLLDYFATQIPMGRVGEPDEIAKAAVFLASDDASFVNGIELFVDGGLAQI, from the coding sequence ATGTCCCAGAAACTCGAAGGAAAAGTAGCAGTGGTCACCGGCGGCACCAGCGGCATCGGCCTGGCCGTCGCCAAGCGTTTCGCCGCCGAGGGCGCGCGCGTCTACATCACCGGGCGCCGCCAGCCGGAACTGGACGCCGCCGTCGACGCCGTCGGCGCGGCCGCGATCGGCGCGCGCGTCGATTCGGCCGACCCGGCGCAGTTGACCGCACTGTTCGAGCGCGTCAAGGCCGAGCACGGCAAGCTCGATGTGCTGGTGGCCAACGCCGGCGGCGGCTCGATGCTGCCGCTGGGCCAGATCACCGAGGAACACTTCGACGACACCTTCAACCGCAACGTCAAAGGCACCTTGTTCACGGTGCAGGCGGCGCTGCCGCTGCTGGGCGCAGGCTCGTCGGTGATACTGACCGGCTCGACCGCCGCCAGCACCGGCACCGAGGCGTTCAGCGTCTACGCGGCGTCGAAGGCGGCAGTGCGTTCGTTCGCCCGCAACTGGATCCTTGACCTGAAGGGACGCGGTATCCGCGTCAACACCATCAGCCCCGGTCCGATCAAGACGCCGGGCCTGGTGGAACTGGCCGGGCCGGACGCCGCCCAGCAGCAAGGCCTGCTCGACTACTTCGCCACGCAGATTCCGATGGGCCGCGTTGGCGAGCCCGACGAGATCGCCAAGGCGGCGGTGTTCCTGGCCTCCGACGACGCCAGCTTCGTCAACGGCATCGAGCTGTTCGTCGATGGCGGCCTGGCGCAGATCTAG
- a CDS encoding LysR family transcriptional regulator — translation MNKLLWMRCFVRVVETGSFSAVARELDIGQPNVSRHIAALEADLGALLLHRSTRQLVVTAEGQRYYTQARQALDLIAQAEADVLGQHNPRGLLRVACSPALGTEVITPTLPAFLERYPDIELELRVDDGFVDLVAEGVDVAIRGGELKDSALRARRLGNSERLCVASPRYVARHGVPATAADLARHECIVYTLLGGSGAWRLRDGEVHVRGRLRVNSLDAVRRAALVGLGIGYLSRWMVDDHLRSGALVDVLAGHAPTFSPVNAVYSAARLLPLRASVFIDHIAGVFAVTPGFDGVAPVLP, via the coding sequence ATGAATAAATTGCTATGGATGCGCTGTTTTGTGCGCGTGGTCGAGACGGGCAGCTTTTCAGCTGTCGCCCGCGAGCTCGACATTGGCCAGCCCAACGTCAGCCGCCACATCGCCGCGCTGGAGGCGGACCTGGGGGCCTTGCTGCTGCACCGTTCGACGCGCCAGCTGGTGGTCACGGCCGAGGGACAGCGCTATTACACGCAAGCGCGGCAGGCGCTCGACCTGATCGCCCAGGCCGAGGCGGACGTGCTGGGACAGCACAATCCACGCGGCTTGCTGCGCGTGGCCTGCTCGCCGGCGCTGGGCACCGAAGTCATTACCCCCACCTTGCCGGCCTTTTTGGAACGTTATCCGGATATCGAACTCGAGCTGCGCGTGGACGACGGTTTTGTGGATCTGGTGGCCGAAGGCGTCGACGTCGCCATCCGGGGTGGCGAGCTCAAGGACAGCGCACTGCGCGCCCGCCGCCTGGGCAACTCGGAGCGCTTGTGCGTCGCCAGCCCGCGTTACGTGGCGCGGCACGGCGTGCCGGCAACGGCGGCCGACCTGGCGCGCCACGAGTGCATCGTCTACACGCTGCTTGGCGGCAGCGGCGCGTGGCGGTTGAGAGATGGCGAGGTCCATGTGCGCGGACGGCTGCGGGTCAACAGTCTGGATGCCGTACGGCGCGCCGCGCTCGTCGGACTCGGCATCGGCTACCTGTCGAGATGGATGGTGGACGACCACCTGCGCTCCGGCGCCCTGGTGGACGTATTGGCCGGGCACGCCCCGACGTTCTCGCCGGTCAACGCCGTCTACTCGGCGGCGCGCCTGCTGCCGCTGCGCGCCAGCGTGTTCATCGACCACATCGCCGGGGTATTCGCGGTCACGCCAGGCTTCGACGGCGTGGCGCCAGTCTTGCCTTAA
- a CDS encoding alpha/beta hydrolase, translating into MRNITIERRGTSRAGSGRPRWRAAALVTAAALAGSWLAVRNRAAKAERDNPPAGRFIEVDGVRLHYIEQGEGPVLLLLHGTVVTADDFRANGLLDQLSRSYRVIAIDRPGFGYSERPRDTSWTPCAQARLMAEALRQLGADRYLVLAHSWGTMVALEMALRAPDKVLGLLLLSGYYYPSARLDVPLAAMPAIPVLGDLMRFTVSPLLGRLAWPLAAKGMFSPSEVPESFRREDPWMLLRPVQVRATADEASLMVQAAAALEQRYGELRLPLLIMAGKNDRVIDPESHSARLHKDVPHSELTLLPDVGHMMQHLAQNEIVAAAKDLAERAGMSASAGVNGAARVLQEAAPPM; encoded by the coding sequence ATGCGAAACATAACGATTGAACGGCGCGGCACGTCCCGGGCCGGGAGCGGCCGGCCGCGTTGGCGCGCCGCAGCCTTGGTTACCGCCGCAGCCCTTGCAGGCTCGTGGCTGGCCGTGCGCAACCGTGCCGCCAAGGCCGAGCGCGACAATCCGCCCGCGGGCCGCTTCATCGAGGTCGACGGCGTGCGCCTGCATTACATCGAACAGGGCGAGGGACCGGTGCTGCTGCTGTTGCACGGCACCGTGGTGACGGCCGACGATTTCCGGGCCAATGGGCTGTTGGACCAACTGTCGCGCTCGTACCGCGTGATCGCCATCGACCGCCCCGGTTTCGGCTATAGCGAGCGGCCGCGCGACACCAGCTGGACCCCGTGCGCCCAGGCGCGGCTGATGGCCGAGGCGCTGCGCCAACTGGGTGCCGACCGCTATCTGGTGCTGGCCCACTCCTGGGGCACGATGGTAGCGCTGGAGATGGCCCTGCGGGCGCCGGACAAGGTCCTCGGCCTGTTGCTGCTGTCGGGCTACTATTATCCGAGCGCGCGGCTCGACGTGCCGCTGGCCGCGATGCCGGCCATTCCCGTGCTCGGCGACCTGATGCGCTTTACCGTGTCGCCGCTGCTGGGGCGCCTGGCCTGGCCGCTTGCTGCCAAGGGCATGTTCAGCCCGAGCGAAGTGCCCGAATCGTTCCGCCGCGAGGACCCGTGGATGCTGCTGCGTCCCGTCCAGGTGCGCGCCACCGCCGACGAGGCGTCGCTGATGGTGCAGGCGGCCGCCGCGCTGGAGCAGCGCTACGGCGAGCTGCGCCTGCCGTTATTGATCATGGCGGGCAAGAACGACCGCGTGATCGATCCCGAGAGTCATTCGGCGCGGCTGCACAAGGACGTGCCGCACAGCGAGTTGACCTTGTTGCCCGACGTCGGCCACATGATGCAGCACCTGGCGCAGAACGAGATCGTCGCCGCCGCCAAGGACTTGGCCGAACGGGCAGGCATGTCGGCGTCGGCGGGGGTGAACGGCGCCGCCCGAGTTCTGCAGGAAGCCGCGCCGCCGATGTGA
- a CDS encoding heavy metal response regulator transcription factor, producing the protein MKILVVEDEPKAGDYLVKGLRESGYVADLARNGVDGLALALGHDYDLIVLDVMLPQMDGWAVLGKLRERKHTPVLFLTARDDVADRVKGLELGADDYLVKPFAFAELLARIKTLMRRGPVREADVVRVADLEIDVLRRRVTRQAQRIELTAKEFALLHLLAKRQGEVLSRTQIASMVWDMNFDSDTNVVDVAIRRLRAKIDDPYPVKLIQTVRGIGYLVEERA; encoded by the coding sequence ATGAAAATACTGGTGGTGGAAGACGAGCCCAAAGCGGGCGATTATCTGGTCAAGGGCTTGCGCGAATCGGGCTACGTGGCGGACCTGGCGCGCAACGGCGTCGACGGCCTGGCGCTGGCGCTGGGACACGACTACGACCTGATCGTGCTGGACGTGATGCTGCCCCAAATGGACGGCTGGGCGGTGCTGGGCAAGCTGCGCGAGCGCAAGCACACGCCGGTGCTGTTCCTGACCGCGCGCGACGATGTCGCCGACCGGGTCAAGGGGCTGGAGCTGGGGGCGGACGATTACCTGGTCAAGCCGTTCGCCTTTGCCGAGCTGCTGGCGCGCATCAAGACCTTGATGCGGCGCGGACCGGTGCGCGAGGCCGACGTGGTGCGCGTGGCCGATCTGGAGATCGACGTGCTGCGCCGCCGCGTCACGCGCCAGGCCCAGCGCATCGAGCTGACGGCCAAGGAATTCGCGCTGCTGCACCTGCTGGCCAAGCGCCAGGGCGAGGTGCTGTCGCGCACGCAGATCGCGTCGATGGTGTGGGACATGAATTTCGATTCCGACACCAACGTGGTCGATGTCGCGATCCGCCGGCTGCGCGCCAAGATCGACGATCCGTATCCGGTCAAGTTGATCCAGACGGTGCGCGGCATCGGTTATCTGGTCGAGGAGCGCGCGTGA
- a CDS encoding heavy metal sensor histidine kinase translates to MTVAGTAPGARRPRPLSLTLRVALLLSAVAVATFLAVGAYLYQTLASQMAERDDIELIGKVAQIRRILAELPSPQAIVQNPRPLTEALFGHDDFMLSVRSPDGMTLLRTSLTSRPLPQVERVPPKQPLTLADVHDWTPAMGTGRMVSAVGLVGADGQPVQITLARERSDRLRIMRNYAVDLFVALCVGATLAALLGYAIVRHSMRRLRSVIGKANDINTSRLNTRLSVEDAPVELREMGQAFNAMLDRLEDGVQRLSGFAADLAHDLRTPVNTLMMETQVALSRPRTVQEYQALLASNFEEYERLGRMIENTLFLARVDNAQLGLRRESVDLRAELQRLHDYFEILADDVGVRLTVESPQLRAEADPMLLQRAVGNLVSNAIRHTPAGGEVALSARATADGVELAVSNTGPGIAAEHLPHIFDRYYRADAARSDRAHSAGLGLSIVRAIMELHGGKIRVDSVPGASTVFYLSFEKTQNI, encoded by the coding sequence GTGACGGTGGCAGGGACCGCGCCCGGGGCGCGCAGGCCGCGTCCGCTGTCGCTGACCTTGCGGGTGGCGCTGCTGCTGTCGGCGGTGGCGGTGGCGACCTTCCTGGCCGTCGGCGCCTACCTGTACCAGACCCTGGCCAGCCAGATGGCCGAGCGCGACGATATCGAGTTGATCGGCAAGGTGGCGCAGATCCGCCGCATCCTGGCCGAGCTGCCGTCGCCGCAGGCGATCGTGCAAAATCCCCGTCCGCTGACGGAGGCCCTGTTCGGCCACGACGATTTCATGCTCAGCGTCAGGAGCCCGGACGGCATGACCTTGCTGCGCACCTCGCTGACTTCGCGGCCGCTGCCGCAGGTCGAGCGCGTGCCGCCGAAGCAGCCCCTGACCCTGGCCGACGTGCACGACTGGACCCCGGCCATGGGCACCGGCCGCATGGTCAGCGCGGTCGGGCTGGTGGGCGCGGACGGCCAGCCGGTGCAGATCACCCTGGCGCGCGAGCGCTCGGACCGGCTGCGCATCATGCGCAATTACGCGGTCGACCTGTTCGTCGCCTTGTGCGTGGGTGCCACCCTGGCGGCCTTGCTCGGCTACGCCATCGTACGCCACAGCATGCGACGCTTGCGCTCGGTCATCGGCAAGGCCAACGACATCAACACCAGCCGCCTGAACACCCGCCTGTCGGTGGAGGATGCGCCGGTCGAGCTGCGCGAAATGGGGCAAGCCTTCAACGCCATGCTCGACCGGCTGGAGGACGGCGTGCAGCGGTTGTCCGGCTTTGCCGCCGACCTCGCGCACGACCTGCGCACGCCGGTCAACACCTTGATGATGGAGACCCAGGTGGCGCTGTCGCGTCCGCGTACGGTGCAGGAATACCAGGCGCTGCTGGCCTCCAACTTCGAGGAATACGAGCGGCTGGGGCGCATGATCGAGAACACGCTGTTCCTGGCGCGGGTCGACAACGCCCAGTTGGGCCTGCGGCGCGAATCGGTCGACCTGCGCGCCGAGCTGCAACGGCTCCATGACTATTTCGAGATCCTGGCCGACGATGTCGGCGTGCGGCTCACGGTCGAATCGCCGCAACTGCGGGCCGAGGCCGATCCGATGCTGTTGCAGCGCGCGGTGGGCAACCTGGTGTCGAACGCGATCCGCCACACGCCGGCCGGGGGCGAGGTGGCCTTGTCGGCGCGCGCTACGGCCGACGGCGTGGAATTGGCGGTCAGCAACACCGGCCCCGGCATCGCCGCCGAACATTTGCCGCATATCTTCGACCGTTACTACCGGGCCGATGCGGCCCGCTCGGACCGCGCGCACTCGGCTGGGCTGGGCCTGTCCATCGTGCGCGCCATCATGGAATTGCATGGAGGTAAGATCCGGGTCGACAGCGTGCCGGGCGCCAGCACGGTTTTTTACCTGTCGTTTGAAAAAACGCAAAATATTTAA
- a CDS encoding VOC family protein, whose amino-acid sequence MTAQVEPVPRDMHTVTPHLVCDGAADAIEFYKKAFNAVETARMQTPDGKIMHASVRIGDSHVMLVDEFPDYGSVGPKKLNGSPVTLHVYVPNVDQVFEQAVAAGATVRMPVENQFWGDRYGQVVDPFGHNWSIATHVKDMSPEEMGEAMQAMNPECGPQS is encoded by the coding sequence ATGACTGCACAAGTAGAACCCGTCCCCCGCGACATGCATACGGTCACCCCGCACCTGGTCTGCGACGGCGCGGCCGACGCCATCGAATTCTATAAAAAAGCCTTCAACGCCGTGGAAACGGCCCGCATGCAGACGCCGGACGGCAAGATCATGCACGCGAGCGTGCGCATCGGCGACTCCCATGTGATGCTGGTCGACGAGTTTCCCGATTACGGCAGCGTCGGCCCCAAAAAACTCAATGGCAGCCCGGTGACCCTGCACGTCTACGTGCCGAACGTGGACCAGGTGTTCGAGCAGGCGGTCGCCGCCGGCGCCACCGTGCGCATGCCGGTGGAGAACCAGTTCTGGGGCGACCGCTACGGCCAGGTCGTCGATCCGTTCGGCCACAACTGGTCGATCGCCACGCACGTCAAGGACATGTCGCCGGAAGAGATGGGCGAGGCGATGCAGGCGATGAACCCTGAATGCGGGCCACAATCATGA